A section of the Clostridium felsineum DSM 794 genome encodes:
- the hpf gene encoding ribosome hibernation-promoting factor, HPF/YfiA family, producing the protein MNLIISGRNLEVTAGLREAVEKQISKLEKYFKPEVEAHVTLSVEKNRQIVEVTIPFNGVILRGEESNDNMYASIDIVGDKLERQVRKQKTKLERRKYSDSLRFKEIPDYHKEEEEAQIVKTKRFAIKPMSEEEAVLEMELLGHNFFVFQNGDSNEVNVVYKRKDGNYGLIEPEF; encoded by the coding sequence ATGAATTTAATAATTAGTGGAAGAAATTTGGAAGTCACAGCAGGACTTAGGGAGGCTGTCGAGAAACAAATATCAAAACTTGAGAAGTACTTTAAACCTGAAGTTGAGGCACATGTTACATTGAGTGTTGAAAAGAACAGACAAATAGTTGAGGTCACAATACCTTTTAATGGTGTGATTTTAAGAGGAGAAGAGTCAAACGATAACATGTATGCTTCAATAGATATTGTTGGTGATAAACTTGAAAGACAAGTGAGAAAACAAAAAACAAAGCTTGAAAGAAGAAAATATTCAGATTCTTTAAGATTTAAGGAAATTCCAGATTATCACAAGGAAGAAGAAGAGGCTCAAATAGTAAAAACTAAAAGATTTGCTATAAAGCCAATGTCTGAAGAGGAAGCAGTACTTGAAATGGAGCTTTTAGGGCATAACTTTTTTGTATTCCAAAATGGTGATTCAAATGAAGTAAATGTAGTATATAAACGAAAAGATGGTAATTATGGTTTGATAGAACCAGAATTTTAG
- a CDS encoding DUF4931 domain-containing protein — translation MSIRRNKIKNTTVIINKRRAERPIELKNKDIIERKVQYEKECPFCLGNEYKTPLVIYNTNKPYYVKVSENKYPIVKEKSKDNKEIFGQHYVVVEGKNHSDNMHEFTKDQLKEIIKAYEYTVDKLYENEDIKYVQIFKNCGKDAGASLKHPHSQIVGINIMPDKISEEINNNKKYYEKNGECFYCSTLKNEIKNKKRIIKEGNYFTAFCPYDSMYQYKVTIIKNKHKSNFCLNDLEMMELAEIIALVLRKLNNIKENCSYNICFHFLKEENDFYHFYLDIIPRLNPMGGFELGTGIMINTVDPDIAAEAYRNN, via the coding sequence TTGAGTATAAGAAGAAATAAAATAAAAAACACTACTGTAATAATAAATAAAAGAAGAGCAGAAAGACCTATTGAACTAAAAAATAAGGATATAATTGAGAGAAAAGTGCAGTATGAAAAAGAATGTCCGTTTTGCCTTGGTAATGAATACAAAACACCCTTAGTAATTTATAATACAAATAAGCCTTATTACGTTAAAGTTTCTGAAAATAAATATCCTATTGTGAAAGAAAAAAGTAAAGACAATAAAGAGATTTTTGGGCAGCATTATGTGGTGGTTGAAGGAAAAAATCATAGTGATAACATGCATGAATTTACAAAAGACCAGCTTAAAGAAATTATAAAAGCATATGAATATACAGTGGATAAATTATATGAAAATGAAGACATAAAGTATGTTCAAATATTTAAAAATTGCGGTAAAGATGCAGGGGCATCACTGAAACATCCTCATTCTCAAATAGTTGGAATAAATATAATGCCAGATAAAATTTCTGAGGAAATAAATAATAATAAAAAGTACTATGAAAAAAATGGAGAATGTTTTTATTGTAGTACTTTAAAAAATGAAATCAAAAATAAAAAAAGAATAATCAAAGAAGGCAATTATTTTACTGCTTTTTGTCCTTATGATTCTATGTACCAATATAAAGTAACTATAATTAAAAATAAACATAAAAGTAACTTTTGTTTGAATGATTTAGAAATGATGGAATTAGCAGAAATAATTGCATTAGTATTGAGAAAGCTAAATAATATTAAAGAAAACTGCAGCTACAATATATGTTTTCATTTTTTAAAAGAGGAAAATGATTTTTACCATTTTTATTTAGATATAATACCTAGACTTAATCCAATGGGTGGGTTTGAGTTAGGTACAGGGATAATGATAAATACAGTAGACCCTGATATTGCAGCTGAAGCTTATAGAAATAACTAA
- the rimI gene encoding ribosomal protein S18-alanine N-acetyltransferase: protein MSNLTVHPLKKEDIDSIIAIENLCFPTPWTKESMEGELNNKFAKYLVIKKDNVVIGYGGLWLIIDEGHITNIAVHPEFRGIGIGNLIVKELIKLCSIRNINSMTLEVRVSNIVAQNLYKKFGFKEEGIRKKYYSDNNEDALIMWRNEK from the coding sequence ATGAGTAATCTAACAGTGCATCCCTTAAAAAAAGAAGATATAGATTCTATAATTGCTATTGAAAATTTGTGCTTTCCCACACCTTGGACAAAAGAATCTATGGAGGGTGAACTAAATAACAAATTTGCTAAATATTTAGTGATAAAAAAAGATAATGTTGTAATTGGCTATGGGGGGTTGTGGCTCATAATTGATGAAGGACATATAACTAATATAGCAGTTCATCCTGAATTTAGAGGGATAGGTATTGGAAACTTAATTGTTAAAGAACTTATAAAGCTATGCTCCATTAGAAATATAAACTCTATGACTTTAGAAGTCAGAGTATCAAATATAGTAGCTCAAAATCTATATAAAAAATTCGGATTTAAAGAAGAGGGCATAAGGAAAAAATATTACAGCGACAATAATGAAGATGCTCTTATAATGTGGAGAAATGAAAAATAG
- the prfB gene encoding peptide chain release factor 2 (programmed frameshift) has product MLIKIEEAASVIKEIETMTKEMGLLFDFDKNRSRIDELERDMQEPDFWNDVKRAQEISMEIKFLKGRIDRFNSIESRIEDNNVLIEMCREEENEEEAEEILKEVRDLQKEVNNFKIEIILSGEYDRNNAILNLHTGVGGTDAQDWTQMLLRMYTRWAEAKGFKVNIVDMLPGDEAGIKSVTINVEGEFAYGYLKAEKGIHRLVRISPFNANGKRQTSFSSVEVLPQLTQSQDIVIRPEDLRVDTYRASGAGGQHVNKTESAVRITHIPTGIVVQCQSERSQHSNKETAMNMLKSKLVELKERMHKEKIEDLAGELKDMGWGNQIRSYVFQPYTMVKDHRTGVETSNVNAVMDGEIDNFIIEYLNKESF; this is encoded by the exons TTGTTAATAAAGATTGAAGAAGCAGCTTCAGTAATAAAAGAAATAGAAACTATGACAAAAGAAATG GGGCTTCTCTTTGACTTCGATAAAAATAGAAGTAGAATAGATGAACTCGAAAGAGACATGCAGGAACCAGATTTCTGGAATGATGTAAAAAGAGCACAGGAAATAAGCATGGAAATAAAATTTCTAAAAGGAAGAATTGATAGATTTAATTCCATTGAAAGTAGAATTGAAGATAACAATGTGCTTATAGAAATGTGTAGAGAAGAAGAAAATGAAGAAGAAGCAGAAGAAATATTAAAAGAAGTTCGAGATTTACAGAAAGAAGTAAATAATTTTAAAATAGAAATAATTTTATCTGGAGAATATGATAGAAACAATGCTATTTTAAACCTTCATACAGGTGTTGGAGGTACAGATGCACAAGATTGGACACAAATGCTCCTAAGGATGTATACAAGGTGGGCAGAGGCTAAGGGTTTTAAGGTAAACATAGTAGATATGCTCCCTGGTGATGAAGCAGGTATAAAAAGTGTTACAATAAATGTTGAAGGTGAGTTTGCCTATGGATATTTAAAAGCAGAAAAGGGAATACACAGATTAGTGAGAATTTCTCCTTTTAATGCAAATGGTAAAAGGCAAACCTCATTTTCATCTGTAGAAGTACTTCCACAGCTTACTCAAAGTCAAGATATAGTTATTAGACCAGAAGATTTAAGGGTAGATACCTATAGAGCTTCAGGAGCTGGAGGACAGCATGTAAATAAGACAGAATCAGCAGTAAGAATAACTCATATTCCAACAGGTATAGTGGTTCAATGTCAATCAGAAAGAAGCCAACATTCTAACAAAGAAACTGCTATGAATATGTTAAAATCAAAGCTTGTTGAATTAAAAGAAAGAATGCATAAAGAGAAAATAGAGGATTTAGCTGGTGAACTTAAGGATATGGGTTGGGGAAATCAAATAAGATCTTATGTATTTCAGCCATATACTATGGTTAAGGATCACAGAACTGGTGTAGAAACTTCAAATGTAAATGCTGTTATGGATGGAGAAATTGATAACTTTATAATAGAATATCTAAATAAAGAAAGCTTTTAG
- the secA gene encoding preprotein translocase subunit SecA codes for MGLLEKIFGTYSDKEVKRIIPLVDKVEALDGSMQALSEDELKAKTAEFKQRYENGETLDDLLVEAFAVVREASSRVLGLKHFREQIIGGIVLHQGRISEMKTGEGKTLVATLPSYLNAITGKGVHVVTVNDYLAKRDMEWMSQLYHYLGLTTGVIVHELDQKQRQDAYGADITYGTNNEFGFDYLRDNMVIYKEERVQRPLNFCIVDEVDSILIDEARTPLIISGEGEKSTEFYKVADNFAKMLRKEKDFTIDEKTNSAILTDEGVAKAEKYYHVDNYADPENMEIQHHTSQALKANYLMKLDKDYMVKDDEVVIVDEFTGRLMEGRRYSDGLHQAIEAKEGVKVQKESKTLATITFQNYFRMYEKLSGMTGTALTEEIEFREIYGLDVVVIPTHRPIARIDASDIVYKTELGKFKAVVEDIAETNKKGQPVLVGTVSIEKSEVLSALLKKKGVRHQVLNAKYHEQEAEIISHAGEKGMVTIATNMAGRGTDIKLGDGVIELGGLKIIGTERHESRRIDNQLRGRAGRQGDKGYSRFYVSLDDDLMRIFGSDKLKSMVEKLGLGDDDAIESKMVSGAIENAQKKVEGNNFDIRKTLIQYDDVMNKQREIIYKQRSEVLEGENLKDQIDAMVKDIVYNAVDAHMSGVDEELEADIESILNYLDDICVPRGLVEVEELSTMSNEEIKEKLYSIAKDIYEKKEEEFSSEQMRELERVILLRVVDTKWMDHIDSMEHLKQGIGLRAYKQQDPTQAYQMEGSEMFEEMVETIKVETVKYLFHVQAERAPERERVVKETEINYSGADTGDTKKEPVKRKEKKVGRNDLCPCGSGKKYKDCCGRRA; via the coding sequence ATGGGACTGTTAGAGAAAATATTTGGTACATATAGTGATAAAGAAGTAAAAAGAATTATTCCTCTTGTTGATAAAGTAGAGGCACTAGATGGATCAATGCAGGCTTTAAGTGAGGATGAACTTAAGGCTAAAACTGCAGAATTTAAACAAAGGTATGAAAATGGGGAAACACTTGATGATTTACTTGTTGAGGCATTTGCGGTAGTAAGAGAAGCTTCATCAAGAGTGCTTGGCTTAAAACATTTTAGAGAACAAATTATAGGAGGTATTGTTCTTCATCAAGGAAGAATTTCAGAAATGAAAACTGGTGAAGGAAAGACATTAGTTGCAACATTGCCTTCATATTTAAACGCTATTACAGGTAAGGGAGTTCATGTAGTAACAGTAAATGATTATCTTGCCAAAAGAGATATGGAATGGATGAGCCAGCTTTATCATTATCTTGGATTAACTACAGGTGTAATAGTACATGAACTTGATCAAAAACAAAGACAGGATGCATACGGCGCGGATATAACTTACGGTACAAATAATGAATTTGGATTCGATTATTTAAGAGATAATATGGTTATATATAAGGAAGAAAGAGTTCAAAGACCGCTTAACTTCTGTATAGTCGATGAGGTGGATTCAATACTAATCGATGAAGCAAGAACCCCTCTTATAATTTCAGGTGAAGGGGAGAAATCCACTGAGTTTTATAAAGTTGCAGATAACTTCGCAAAAATGTTAAGAAAAGAAAAGGATTTTACAATTGATGAAAAAACAAACTCTGCTATATTAACAGATGAAGGTGTTGCAAAAGCAGAAAAGTATTATCATGTTGACAACTATGCAGATCCAGAGAACATGGAAATACAACATCATACGTCTCAAGCTTTAAAGGCAAATTATTTAATGAAGCTTGATAAGGATTATATGGTAAAAGATGATGAAGTAGTAATAGTAGATGAATTTACAGGAAGACTTATGGAAGGTAGAAGATATAGTGATGGACTTCATCAGGCTATAGAAGCAAAAGAAGGTGTTAAGGTTCAAAAAGAATCAAAAACACTTGCTACAATAACCTTCCAAAACTATTTCAGAATGTATGAGAAACTATCTGGTATGACAGGTACAGCACTTACAGAAGAAATAGAATTTAGAGAAATATATGGTCTGGATGTAGTTGTAATTCCAACACATAGACCAATAGCTAGAATAGATGCATCAGATATAGTATATAAAACTGAACTTGGAAAATTCAAGGCAGTGGTTGAAGATATAGCTGAAACTAACAAAAAAGGTCAGCCAGTACTTGTTGGTACTGTAAGTATCGAAAAGTCAGAGGTACTTTCAGCACTTCTTAAGAAAAAGGGAGTACGTCATCAGGTTTTGAATGCTAAGTATCATGAACAAGAAGCGGAGATAATATCTCATGCTGGAGAAAAGGGAATGGTAACTATAGCAACCAATATGGCAGGTCGTGGTACCGACATAAAGCTTGGAGATGGAGTAATTGAACTTGGTGGTCTTAAAATAATTGGTACAGAAAGACATGAATCAAGGCGTATAGATAATCAGCTTAGAGGTCGTGCTGGTCGTCAAGGTGATAAAGGTTATTCAAGATTTTATGTTTCTTTAGATGATGATCTTATGAGAATATTTGGTTCTGATAAGCTTAAGAGCATGGTCGAAAAGTTAGGTCTTGGAGACGATGATGCAATAGAAAGTAAAATGGTAAGTGGTGCTATAGAGAACGCTCAAAAGAAGGTTGAAGGTAATAACTTTGATATAAGAAAAACTCTTATTCAATATGATGATGTAATGAATAAGCAAAGGGAAATTATCTACAAACAGAGAAGTGAAGTTCTTGAAGGTGAAAATTTAAAAGATCAAATAGATGCAATGGTAAAAGATATAGTTTATAATGCTGTTGATGCGCATATGAGCGGAGTTGATGAAGAACTTGAAGCTGATATTGAAAGCATTTTAAATTATCTTGATGATATATGTGTTCCAAGAGGTTTAGTGGAAGTAGAAGAACTTTCAACTATGTCAAATGAGGAAATAAAAGAAAAGCTTTATTCAATAGCTAAGGATATATATGAGAAGAAAGAAGAGGAGTTCTCAAGTGAACAAATGAGAGAACTTGAACGTGTAATTCTTTTAAGGGTTGTTGATACAAAGTGGATGGATCACATAGACAGTATGGAGCACTTAAAACAAGGAATAGGACTTAGAGCATATAAACAACAAGATCCTACTCAAGCATATCAAATGGAAGGAAGCGAAATGTTTGAAGAGATGGTAGAAACAATAAAGGTAGAAACTGTTAAGTATCTATTCCATGTTCAAGCAGAAAGAGCTCCTGAAAGAGAGAGAGTTGTTAAAGAAACAGAAATAAATTATAGTGGAGCCGATACTGGTGATACTAAAAAGGAACCAGTAAAAAGAAAAGAGAAAAAAGTAGGAAGAAATGATTTATGCCCTTGTGGTTCTGGTAAAAAGTACAAAGATTGTTGTGGAAGAAGAGCGTAA
- a CDS encoding ECF transporter S component, translating to MKNSKLSTLIKISLLSVIGFILMFIEFPIPIFPAFLQIDISDLPALLGAFAMGPIAGIIIELIKNVLHLLRTQTAGTGELANFIVGSMLVLVSGAMYKHKKTKTNAVISLSTGVIVMSVVASVLNYFIFLPLYETLLHFPIKEIVKTGHAINSSINDLNSFVVYSILPFNLLKGVIISALTMVMYKRVSPILHRETEELSNKKVETMLK from the coding sequence TTGAAGAATTCAAAACTTAGTACTTTAATCAAAATTTCACTTTTATCAGTAATTGGCTTTATACTTATGTTTATTGAATTTCCTATTCCAATTTTCCCTGCTTTCTTACAAATAGATATAAGTGACTTGCCAGCACTTTTAGGAGCCTTTGCAATGGGACCTATAGCAGGAATAATAATAGAACTTATAAAAAATGTTCTTCATCTTTTAAGAACTCAAACAGCAGGTACAGGAGAATTGGCAAACTTTATAGTTGGTAGCATGTTAGTTTTAGTTTCAGGAGCTATGTACAAGCATAAAAAGACAAAAACAAATGCTGTTATATCACTTAGTACAGGAGTTATTGTAATGTCTGTGGTTGCAAGTGTATTAAACTACTTTATATTCTTACCATTGTACGAAACATTACTTCATTTTCCTATAAAAGAAATTGTTAAAACAGGTCATGCTATAAATTCATCAATAAATGATTTGAATAGTTTTGTAGTGTATTCTATACTACCTTTTAACTTACTCAAAGGTGTTATCATTTCGGCATTAACTATGGTAATGTATAAAAGAGTTTCACCAATACTTCATAGAGAAACTGAAGAGCTAAGTAATAAAAAAGTAGAAACTATGTTAAAATAG
- a CDS encoding alpha/beta hydrolase: MVKIKLEILKKLPEKSSNLPTLLFVHGASHGMWCWQENFIPYFSSKNFPVYALDLRGHGKSEGFNDIDSFSLSQYADDVMEVMNQLDENVILIGHSMGGAVVQKILSLHPKNVKAAVLLSSVPHSGMFKDLIKLLFTQFKNVRQAKKSFSCENVRFPFEVYVDDNIPSEKLKLYSNLIQLESKKASLEIFTSIVPKNLNVHIPMLIVGSKCDKIVSAKSVALTAKFYKTKPIILNNLSHDMMLDSNWKIVADIIYDFCADLPRKKYVCEYAKTSV; this comes from the coding sequence ATGGTAAAAATAAAATTAGAGATATTGAAAAAATTACCTGAAAAATCTTCAAATCTTCCAACTTTACTTTTTGTACATGGTGCAAGCCATGGAATGTGGTGCTGGCAAGAAAACTTCATTCCATATTTTTCATCTAAAAATTTTCCAGTATATGCATTAGATTTACGTGGACATGGTAAAAGTGAAGGATTTAATGATATTGATTCTTTTTCCTTATCACAATATGCAGATGACGTAATGGAGGTAATGAATCAATTAGATGAAAATGTAATACTTATTGGCCATTCAATGGGTGGTGCGGTAGTTCAAAAGATATTATCCCTACATCCTAAAAACGTTAAAGCAGCAGTTCTTCTATCGTCTGTTCCACATAGTGGAATGTTTAAAGACTTGATAAAACTTCTATTTACACAATTCAAAAATGTTAGACAAGCCAAAAAATCTTTTAGTTGTGAAAATGTAAGATTTCCATTTGAGGTATATGTAGATGACAATATACCATCAGAAAAACTAAAATTATATTCAAACTTAATACAACTTGAATCTAAAAAAGCTTCACTAGAAATATTCACTAGTATTGTTCCCAAAAATTTAAATGTACATATTCCTATGCTAATAGTTGGATCAAAATGTGATAAAATTGTTTCTGCAAAAAGTGTAGCTTTAACAGCCAAATTTTACAAAACCAAACCAATTATCTTAAATAATTTATCCCATGATATGATGCTAGATTCTAACTGGAAGATTGTTGCCGATATAATATATGACTTTTGTGCAGATTTACCAAGAAAAAAATATGTATGTGAGTACGCTAAGACGAGTGTTTAG
- a CDS encoding M28 family metallopeptidase, producing the protein MKKKLMVIPLILFLLLFGFSFYKYHSIHKFNANAVKKNIDFLSNSDFKGRLGGTLENEEAARYIQAQFEAENLKKFNSNYYYQVFKTNYPKKVAGTPYLKVIDNTNTLVKTYTYGKDFKEDLLSFKQNHPILYKNFSFSESKYYIKVHSGNNIYVFYCPEKDNLSFRSSFDENSPYSLFVSTTEQTLNELKNYLKNGYIVDCFIPYENSETNLKNIVGYIKGKSSKNPIVISAHFDHVGEDLNGNIYHGALDNASGVSFIIEMSKFLKSLGTPDRDIIFAAFNGEEFGLKGSEAFVNKYLSSIKTASEFNFDMVGSKTPLCIMGAKKDSANTDLIRETADICSKDNVPFNYLFENASDHSPFRDNKISALTFCDNDTSRIHTPSDTASHISTAAIDTCFEVASKEIINKAYASNPFILYNKEITLFSLCGFILSSLITIVFILKKTK; encoded by the coding sequence ATGAAAAAAAAACTTATGGTAATACCTCTAATTTTGTTTCTACTACTGTTTGGCTTTAGTTTTTATAAATACCACAGCATACATAAATTCAATGCTAATGCTGTCAAAAAAAACATAGATTTTTTATCTAATAGTGATTTCAAAGGAAGACTTGGTGGTACTCTTGAAAACGAAGAAGCTGCAAGGTATATACAAGCCCAATTTGAAGCTGAAAATCTAAAAAAATTCAACTCAAATTATTATTATCAAGTATTTAAAACCAACTATCCAAAAAAAGTAGCTGGTACTCCTTACTTAAAAGTAATAGATAATACAAATACTTTAGTAAAGACTTATACCTACGGTAAAGATTTTAAAGAAGATTTACTTAGCTTTAAACAAAATCACCCTATTCTTTACAAAAATTTTAGTTTTTCCGAAAGCAAATACTATATAAAAGTTCATTCAGGAAACAACATATATGTGTTCTATTGTCCAGAAAAAGATAACCTATCATTTAGAAGTTCTTTTGATGAAAATAGTCCTTACTCACTATTTGTATCCACAACTGAACAAACTTTAAATGAACTAAAAAATTATCTTAAAAATGGTTATATAGTGGATTGCTTTATACCTTATGAAAATAGTGAAACCAACTTAAAAAACATAGTAGGTTATATTAAGGGGAAAAGTTCTAAAAATCCTATAGTTATATCTGCACACTTTGATCATGTTGGTGAAGATTTAAATGGCAACATCTATCATGGTGCACTGGACAACGCTTCTGGTGTAAGTTTTATTATCGAAATGAGTAAGTTTTTAAAATCCTTAGGTACACCCGACAGAGACATAATATTTGCTGCCTTTAATGGAGAAGAATTTGGCCTTAAGGGTTCAGAAGCTTTTGTAAATAAATATTTATCCTCAATTAAAACTGCTAGCGAATTTAATTTTGATATGGTTGGTTCTAAAACACCTCTCTGCATTATGGGCGCAAAAAAAGATTCTGCCAATACTGATTTAATAAGGGAAACAGCAGATATATGTTCTAAGGATAACGTACCTTTTAATTACTTATTTGAAAATGCCAGTGATCATTCTCCTTTTAGGGATAATAAAATATCTGCACTTACTTTTTGTGATAATGATACCTCAAGAATTCATACACCTTCTGACACAGCTTCACATATTTCTACAGCTGCTATTGATACATGCTTTGAGGTAGCTTCTAAAGAAATCATAAATAAGGCATACGCATCAAATCCATTTATATTATACAATAAAGAAATAACTCTCTTTTCATTGTGTGGCTTTATTTTATCTTCCTTAATTACAATTGTATTCATTTTAAAAAAGACAAAATAA
- a CDS encoding Tex family protein, with the protein MKDISTRLAEKLKIKVSQVNNVIEMLDEGATVPFIARYRKERTGGLSDVTLRELNESLIYLRNLDDRKETVIKSIEEQGKLTDELKEKVLKAETMTEVEDLYRPYKPKKRTRATIALEKGLKPLADEILSGKFKDNIEEFAKTFINEEKGVNSMQDALNGAEDIISEVISDNAEFRKWIRKYTYKSGILETQGSSSEPTPYEMYYDFKEAVSKIPPHRVLAINRGEKEKILSVKITTDDEKIINYLVLNCLTGNNVTDKYIEESIKDSLKRLIYPSIEREIRAELTEKGENSAIEIFKANLKALLMQPPIKGNAVLGYDPGFRTGCKIAVLDETGKLLDTATVYATAPQNDVEGSIKTLKELIYKYNVGVVSLGNGTASRESEEVVTRLLKEVKQEKGMDVYYVIVSEAGASVYSASELAAKEYPDINVSLRGAISIGRRLQDPLSELVKIDPKSIGVGQYQHDVAPKKMDESLKGIVEDCVNNVGVDLNIATPSLLSYVSGINANIAKNIVEYREENGAFSNRKELLKVKRLGPKAFEQCAGFLRIMDGDNVLDNTSVHPESYKKAEEFLGKLGYKAEDIAKGNLKDIDSKVKFFGIEKLADSLDIGVPTLTDIISSIKKPGRDPREEMPKPILKTGIMDIKQLKPGMVLMGTVRNVADFGAFVDIGVHQDGLVHISQLSDSFVKHPLDVVKVGDVVEVRILEVDEKRNRISLTMKK; encoded by the coding sequence ATGAAAGATATAAGTACTAGATTGGCTGAGAAGCTAAAAATTAAGGTTAGTCAAGTTAACAATGTAATAGAAATGTTAGATGAAGGGGCAACAGTGCCTTTTATAGCAAGATATAGAAAGGAAAGAACAGGGGGACTAAGTGATGTTACTTTAAGGGAATTAAACGAAAGCCTGATTTATCTTAGAAACCTTGATGATAGAAAAGAAACAGTAATAAAGTCCATAGAAGAGCAGGGAAAGCTTACAGATGAATTAAAAGAAAAAGTATTAAAAGCAGAAACAATGACAGAAGTAGAGGATTTATATAGACCATATAAGCCTAAAAAAAGAACAAGAGCAACAATAGCACTTGAAAAGGGATTAAAGCCTCTTGCAGACGAAATTTTAAGTGGAAAATTCAAGGATAATATAGAAGAGTTTGCAAAGACCTTTATAAATGAGGAAAAAGGTGTGAATTCTATGCAAGATGCACTTAACGGTGCTGAGGATATAATAAGTGAAGTTATATCAGATAATGCTGAATTTAGAAAATGGATAAGAAAGTACACTTACAAGAGTGGTATTTTAGAAACTCAAGGAAGCAGCAGTGAACCAACACCGTATGAAATGTACTATGATTTCAAGGAAGCTGTAAGTAAAATTCCACCACATAGAGTTCTTGCAATAAACAGAGGAGAAAAAGAAAAAATTCTATCAGTAAAAATAACAACAGATGATGAGAAAATAATAAATTACCTTGTTTTAAATTGTTTGACAGGAAATAATGTAACTGATAAGTACATAGAAGAGAGTATTAAGGATTCACTTAAGAGATTAATATATCCATCTATAGAGAGAGAAATAAGAGCTGAGCTTACTGAAAAAGGAGAGAATTCAGCTATTGAAATATTTAAGGCTAATTTAAAAGCTCTTTTAATGCAGCCACCAATTAAGGGAAATGCTGTTCTTGGATATGATCCTGGTTTCAGAACAGGCTGTAAAATTGCAGTTTTAGATGAAACAGGAAAGCTTTTAGATACAGCTACGGTTTACGCTACAGCACCACAAAATGATGTAGAAGGTTCTATAAAGACTTTAAAAGAGCTTATATATAAATACAATGTAGGGGTAGTATCTTTAGGTAACGGAACTGCTAGTAGGGAATCTGAGGAAGTAGTTACAAGACTTTTAAAGGAAGTAAAGCAGGAAAAAGGAATGGATGTTTATTACGTAATAGTTTCAGAAGCTGGAGCATCAGTTTATTCAGCATCAGAGCTTGCGGCAAAAGAATATCCAGATATAAATGTTTCTTTAAGAGGAGCTATTTCTATAGGAAGAAGACTTCAAGACCCATTAAGTGAGCTTGTAAAGATTGATCCTAAATCAATAGGTGTTGGCCAATATCAGCACGATGTAGCACCTAAAAAAATGGATGAATCCTTAAAAGGAATAGTTGAGGATTGTGTTAATAACGTAGGAGTAGATCTTAATATAGCAACTCCATCGCTACTCTCTTATGTATCAGGTATAAATGCTAATATCGCCAAGAATATAGTCGAATATAGAGAAGAGAATGGAGCGTTTAGTAACAGAAAAGAGCTTTTAAAGGTGAAAAGACTAGGACCAAAAGCTTTCGAGCAATGTGCAGGATTTTTAAGAATAATGGATGGAGATAATGTGCTAGATAACACTTCTGTTCACCCTGAATCCTATAAAAAAGCGGAGGAGTTTTTAGGTAAACTAGGTTATAAAGCAGAAGATATAGCAAAGGGAAACTTAAAAGATATTGATAGCAAGGTAAAATTCTTTGGCATAGAAAAATTAGCTGATAGTCTTGATATAGGAGTTCCAACACTTACAGATATAATAAGTTCAATAAAAAAACCAGGAAGAGACCCTAGAGAAGAAATGCCAAAGCCTATATTAAAAACAGGAATTATGGACATAAAACAACTTAAACCAGGTATGGTGCTTATGGGAACAGTAAGAAATGTTGCTGATTTTGGAGCTTTTGTAGATATTGGGGTTCATCAGGATGGACTTGTTCATATAAGTCAACTTTCAGACAGCTTTGTAAAACATCCTCTTGATGTAGTAAAAGTAGGAGATGTAGTAGAGGTTAGAATTTTAGAAGTTGATGAAAAAAGAAATAGGATATCCCTAACTATGAAAAAGTAG